A single region of the Lotus japonicus ecotype B-129 chromosome 4, LjGifu_v1.2 genome encodes:
- the LOC130715694 gene encoding uncharacterized protein LOC130715694 codes for MIHRYRVNVEVFDGHESAVFVLNHSEVQELLKLTPERVFSDLEVLRICSDVEIISAFHTEETIPNALEVIGNDGNQSEAGAGDGESSKTTVISKQVKRKLDGEVHNGNHDNQLKFNSDDYQVRKKTELTIDHSVAIVRLGAMSIDHEESDDVAVKDESLDHEESIRVVVEHDDKTEDKTEDVVEELQKLKVDDDDVVHD; via the exons ATGATTCACAG GTATCGGGTAAATGTTGAGGTCTTTGATGGTCATGAGAGTGCTGTATTTGTGTTAAATCACTCAGAGGTGCAGGAGTTGCTGAAACTCACACCTGAACGTGTGTTTTCTGATTTAGAG GTTCTCCGAATCTGTTCTGATGTTGAGATCATTTCTGCATTTCACACTGAAGAAACAATTCCCAATGCATTGGAG GTCATAGGTAATGATGGAAACCAATCTGAAGCTGGTGCTGGAGATGGCGAAAGTAGCAAGACCACTGTTATTTCGAAGCAAGTTAAAAGGAAATTGGATGGTGAGGTTCATAATGGCAACCATGATAATCAGCTTAAGTTCAATTCTGATGATTATCAGGTGAGGAAGAAAACTGAATTGACTATTGATCATTCAGTAGCAATTGTTCGTCTTGGAGCTATGAGTATTGATCATGAGGAGTCTGATGACGTTGCTGTGAAAGATGAATCACTTGACCATGAGGAGTCTATTAGAGTTGTTGTGGAACATGATGATAAGACTGAGGATAAGACTGAGGATGTTGTTGAAGAACTCCAGAAGTTAaaggttgatgatgatgatgtagtTCATGACTGA
- the LOC130713190 gene encoding uncharacterized protein LOC130713190: protein MDRGAIPATTLSGTISYNSTSPNIASTSQVDRRPVNNNANDIDPPAEHEDPVGFDAINLNEPADDDPLIDNEDLEDVNSDELMNDVAAAGHATAMWDMGDPTNECEHCGAMFWYDERKRRKVPTRTPKFPLCCLHGKVQLPLLKAAPKILQDLHANETDKSRHFLKNIRMFNGMFAFTSMAGKVDKNINNGRGPPIFLLGGQNYHSIGSLIPPVGQSPKFAQLYIFDTENEVANRIQALRPSGDAHKLDELIVRDLKNMLDAENPLVKSYRYAREQYRCGDFSNVKLRLIRRRDKDGRTYNLSTASEVAALVVGDIDATVKREIIVETQSRLIKHIDPTYPSFLSLQYPLLFPYGEDGWRRGILTKDYDAPGRMRKKDDIAMREWFAYRLQERKGESPIVLQSRRLFQQFLVDSYTMVEADRMRYYRTIQPKLRVERYKGLHECLVRGETNAAATGQRIILPGSFTGGPRYMFNNCKDSFAICRYIGYPSLFITMTCNPEWPEVKRFVETRGLKPEDRPDILCRVFKMKLDELIADLKSGKVFGKISGYSITIEFQKRGLPHAHILVFVHAKFKPKTPEDIDKVISAEIPDRTNNPELFEAVQKYMIHGPCSVLNLKSPCMNNEKCSKFFPKEFRTRTIIDDEGFPKYRRREDGRTVKKGKTVLDNRYVVPYNPLLLQKYRAHINVEYTCQTSAIKYLFKYVHKGNDRVTTEFYRTSDSSNPSQRLFGFEVHYSEPPVVRLPFHLPGEQSVVYNDGETVHDAIEKADIKKNKFIGWMEANQLYAAGQDITYSEYPTKFVWKDDTREWRPRKQGFSIGRISHVPPSCGEDYYLRILLNVQKGCTSFKDILTVKEVTYSTFKDACCALGLLEDDKEFVDTIKEASFWGSGEYLRRLFVVLLMSNNMSNPEVVWDKCWKELSDDILYRQRRRLDYPGLNLTDDQKKNLALAEM from the exons ATGGACAGAGGTGCCATTCCTGCAACAACTTTATCTGGAACAATTTCGTACAATTCGACATCACCAAACATTGCTTCAACAAGTCAAGTTGATAGACGACCTGTGAACAACAATGCAAATGACATTGACCCTCCAGCAGAACATGAAG ATCCCGTTGGTTTCGATGCCATAAATTTGAATGAACCTGCTGACGATGATCCATTAATTGACAATGAAGATTTGGAAG ATGTTAACTCAGATGAATTAATGAACGACGTTGCTGCAGCTGGTCATGCAACAG CCATGTGGGACATGGGAGATCCTACTAACGAGTGCGAGCATTGCGGAGCCATGTTCTGGTATGATgaaagaaagagaaggaaaGTACCTACAAGAACACCAAAATTTCCTCTATGCTGTTTGCATGGGAAGGTTCAACTACCATTGCTCAAAGCTGCACCTAAAATACTCCAAGACTTGCACGCAAATGAAACTGATAAAAGCCGACATTTCTTAAAGAACATAAGGATGTTCAATGGAATGTTTGCATTCACGTCTATGGCTGGAAAGGTGGACAAAAACATAAACAATGGACGTGGTCCTCCAATCTTCTTGCTCGGAGGACAAAATTACCATTCTATTGGTAGTCTCATACCTCCAGTTGGTCAAAGTCCCAAATTTGCCCAGCTTTATATTTTTGACACTGAAAATGAGGTTGCTAATAGGATACAAGCTCTCAG GCCAAGCGGTGATGCTCATAAGTTGGATGAGCTAATTGTCAGAGACTTAAAAAACATGCTAGATGCAGAGAACCCTTTGGTTAAGTCATACAGATATGCTAGGGAACAATACAGATGTGGTGATTTTTCTAATGTCAAGCTAAGGTTAATTCGGCGGAGGGACAAAGATGGGAGAACTTATAACCTTTCCACAGCATCTGAAGTTGCTGCGTTGGTGGTGGGTGACATAGATGCTACTGTTAAGAGAGAGATCATTGTTGAAACACAATCCAGGTTGATCAAGCATATTGACCCTACATATCCGTCATTTCTTTCACTTCAATATCCACTATTGTTTCCATACGGGGAGGATGGATGGAGACGAGGTATTTTAACTAAAGATTATGACGCACCTGGAAGAATGAGAAAAAAGGATGACATTGCCATGCGCGAGTGGTTTGCATATAGGTTGCAAGAAAGAAAAGGGGAATCACCTATTGTTCTTCAATCTAGGAGACTGTTCCAGCAATTTCTGGTGGACTCTTATACCATGGTTGAAGCTGATAGAATGCGATATTATAGGACAATACAGCCGAAACTGCGAGTGGAACGTTACAAGGGATTGCACGAGTGCTTGGTCCGTGGAGAAACAAATGCAGCTGCAACAGGTCAGCGAATCATATTGCCTGGATCATTTACTGGAGGGCCGAGATACATGTTCAACAATTGCAAGGACTCATTTGCCATTTGTAGATATATCGGATATCCTAGCTTATTTATCACTATGACATGCAATCCAGAATGGCCTGAAGTCAAACGTTTTGTTGAAACACGAGGTTTGAAGCCTGAGGATAGACCCGACATACTTTGTAGAGTTTTCAAAATGAAGTTGGACGAACTAATTGCTGACTTGAAGAGCGGAAAAGTGTTCGGAAAGATTAGTGGAT ATTCAATCACCATCGAATTTCAAAAGCGAGGTCTTCCCCACGCACACATTTTGGTCTTTGTCCATGCCAAATTCAAGCCCAAGACCCCCGAAGACATCGACAAAGTTATATCCGCAGAAATTCCAGACCGTACCAACAATCCTGAATTATTTGAGGCTGTGCAGAAGTATATGATTCACGGACCATGCAGTGTACTAAATTTGAAGTCACCATGTATGAACAATGAAAAATGCTCTAAGTTCTTTCCTAAAGAGTTTAGGACGAGGACCATTATTGATGATGAAGGTTTTCCTAAATATAGAAGAAGAGAGGATGGCAGGACTGTCAAAAAGGGCAAAACTGTGCTGGATAATAGATATGTTGTACCATACAACCCATTGCTACTCCAAAAATATAGAGCTCACATTAACGTTGAGTACACGTGCCAGACAAGTGCAATAAAATATCTTTTCAAGTATGTCCATAAAGGCAACGACAGAGTGACGACTGAATTTTACCGAACTTCGGATTCAAGTAATCCATCCCAG CGATTGTTTGGATTTGAAGTGCACTATAGTGAGCCTCCAGTTGTGAGGTTGCCATTCCATCTTCCAGGTGAGCAAAGCGTAGTGTACAATGACGGTGAGACAGTACATGATGCAATTGAAAAGGCCGACATTAAGAAAAACAAGTTTATAGGTTGGATGGAGGCTAACCAACTTTATGCGGCTGGACAAGACATTACTTATTCAGAATATCCCACCAAATTTGTTTGGAAAGACGACACAAGAGAATGGCGCCCTAGAAAACAGGGTTTCTCAATTGGTAGAATTTCACATGTGCCTCCATCATGCGGCGAGGACTATTACTTAAGGATCCTTCTGAACGTTCAAAAAGGTTGCACGAGTTTTAAAGACATTCTCACTGTGAAAGAAGTGACCTACAGTACTTTTAAGGATGCGTGTTGTGCTCTTGGTTTGCTAGAAGATGACAAAGAATTTGTAGACACAATAAAAGAGGCCAGCTTCTGGGGGTCAGGAGAGTATCTTAGAAGACTGTTTGTGGTGTTGTTGATGTCTAACAACATGTCAAATCCCGAGGTAGTTTGGGATAAGTGCTGGAAAGAGCTTTCAGATGATATTCTCTACAGACAAAGAAGACGCTTAGATTACCCAG GACTGAATCTAACAGATGATCAGAAAAAAAACCTGGCGCTCGCTGAGATGTGA
- the LOC130711199 gene encoding uncharacterized protein LOC130711199 isoform X1, with protein MWNTPARYLPTVQSCTEVILLDKEGSKIQASVCKDHRLRGEIFTGFVYKISKFKVIPNTRELRCTSHGYRLVFSTRTILTLSGDTSIPREGWSFYDTGYIERCRGIFSHLSDFIGVVSSVSAVRRFVTEGKTTKMMIVELRDSVGIMRCFLYGELAELLMLNLCSNWTKRPVLILQFIQVRNVNGLLFMRTLPHTSKLFVNPGFEVVSSFTNRLYAGGIRTDEPVQFLRPRVLEVNMRQDMLNLHPKKTISQLSESDEFSQEAIYIVHGGIVAALKNEAWTYPSCICHGELIVRTGVYECVTCQRFFYTMIHRYRVNVEVFDGHESAVFVLNHSEVQELLKLTPERVFSDLEHEFDAYYPSEVEEKVVGNELLFKVSKIVGLTLNGLPCYQVLRICSDVEIISAFHTEETIPNALEVIGNDGNQSEAGAGDGESSKTTVISKQVKRKLDGEVHNGNHDNQLKFNSDDYQVRKKTELTIDHSVAIVRLGAMSIDHEESDDVAVKDESLDHEESIRVVVEHDDKTEDKTEDVVEELQKLKVDDDDVVHD; from the exons ATGTGGAACACTCCTGCTCGATATCTTCCAACTGTTCAATCTTGCACAGAAGTGATTTTGTTGGACAAGgag GGTTCTAAGATTCAAGCTTCCGTGTGTAAAGATCATAGGCTCAGGGGAGAAATATTTACTGGGTTTGTTTACAAGATATCGAAGTTTAAGGTGATTCCTAATACTCGTGAGCTTCGCTGCACAAGTCATGGCTATCGACTTGTATTTAGTACACGTACCATCCTCACTCTATCTGGAGATACATCCATCCCTCGCGAGGGTTGGAGTTTCTACGATACGGGATACATAGAAAGATGCAGGGGAATCTTTTCACACTTATCAG ATTTCATTGGGGTGGTATCATCTGTATCAGCTGTGAGGCGTTTTGTCACGGAAGGAAAGACAACCAAAATGATGATTGTGGAACTTAGAGATTCTGT GGGTATTATGCGTTGTTTCTTATATGGAGAACTTGCTGAATTGCTGATGCTCAATCTCTGCTCTAATTGGACTAAGAGGCCTGTGTTGATTCTTCAGTTTATTCAAGTTAGAAATGTTAATG gTCTTCTATTTATGCGTACCCTTCCTCACACATCTAAGCTATTCGTCAATCCAGGCTTTGAGGTTGTTTCTTCATTTACTAACAG GCTTTATGCGGGAGGCATTCGGACTGATGAGCCAGTTCAGTTCCTTCGGCCTCGTGTTCTTGAAGTTAATATGAGACAAGACATGCTGaatttgcacccaaagaaaacTATCTCTCAACTCAGTGAATCTGATGAG TTTTCACAGGAGGCTATTTACATTGTCCATGGCGGGATTGTTGCTGCGCTGAAAAATGAAGCATGGACATATCCATCTTGTATATGTCATGGAGAATTGATTGTTCGGACTGGTGTGTATGAGTGTGTCACCTGCCAGCGGTTTTTCTACACCATGATTCACAG GTATCGGGTAAATGTTGAGGTCTTTGATGGTCATGAGAGTGCTGTATTTGTGTTAAATCACTCAGAGGTGCAGGAGTTGCTGAAACTCACACCTGAACGTGTGTTTTCTGATTTAGAG CATGAGTTTGATGCTTATTATCCATCTGAAGTTGAAGAGAAAGTTGTAGGAAATGAACTTTTGTTCAAGGTCTCCAAAATAGTTGGCTTAACCTTGAATGGACTTCCTTGCTATCAGGTTCTCCGAATCTGTTCTGATGTTGAGATCATTTCTGCATTTCACACTGAAGAAACAATTCCCAATGCATTGGAG GTCATAGGTAATGATGGAAACCAATCTGAAGCTGGTGCTGGAGATGGCGAAAGTAGCAAGACCACTGTTATTTCGAAGCAAGTTAAAAGGAAATTGGATGGTGAGGTTCATAATGGCAACCATGATAATCAGCTTAAGTTCAATTCTGATGATTATCAGGTGAGGAAGAAAACTGAATTGACTATTGATCATTCAGTAGCAATTGTTCGTCTTGGAGCTATGAGTATTGATCATGAGGAGTCTGATGACGTTGCTGTGAAAGATGAATCACTTGACCATGAGGAGTCTATTAGAGTTGTTGTGGAACATGATGATAAGACTGAGGATAAGACTGAGGATGTTGTTGAAGAACTCCAGAAGTTAaaggttgatgatgatgatgtagtTCATGACTGA
- the LOC130711199 gene encoding uncharacterized protein LOC130711199 isoform X3, with translation MWNTPARYLPTVQSCTEVILLDKEGSKIQASVCKDHRLRGEIFTGFVYKISKFKVIPNTRELRCTSHGYRLVFSTRTILTLSGDTSIPREGWSFYDTGYIERCRGIFSHLSDFIGVVSSVSAVRRFVTEGKTTKMMIVELRDSVGIMRCFLYGELAELLMLNLCSNWTKRPVLILQFIQVRNVNGLLFMRTLPHTSKLFVNPGFEVVSSFTNRLYAGGIRTDEPVQFLRPRVLEVNMRQDMLNLHPKKTISQLSESDEFSQEAIYIVHGGIVAALKNEAWTYPSCICHGELIVRTGVYECVTCQRFFYTMIHRYRVNVEVFDGHESAVFVLNHSEVQELLKLTPERVFSDLEVLRICSDVEIISAFHTEETIPNALEVIGNDGNQSEAGAGDGESSKTTVISKQVKRKLDGEVHNGNHDNQLKFNSDDYQVRKKTELTIDHSVAIVRLGAMSIDHEESDDVAVKDESLDHEESIRVVVEHDDKTEDKTEDVVEELQKLKVDDDDVVHD, from the exons ATGTGGAACACTCCTGCTCGATATCTTCCAACTGTTCAATCTTGCACAGAAGTGATTTTGTTGGACAAGgag GGTTCTAAGATTCAAGCTTCCGTGTGTAAAGATCATAGGCTCAGGGGAGAAATATTTACTGGGTTTGTTTACAAGATATCGAAGTTTAAGGTGATTCCTAATACTCGTGAGCTTCGCTGCACAAGTCATGGCTATCGACTTGTATTTAGTACACGTACCATCCTCACTCTATCTGGAGATACATCCATCCCTCGCGAGGGTTGGAGTTTCTACGATACGGGATACATAGAAAGATGCAGGGGAATCTTTTCACACTTATCAG ATTTCATTGGGGTGGTATCATCTGTATCAGCTGTGAGGCGTTTTGTCACGGAAGGAAAGACAACCAAAATGATGATTGTGGAACTTAGAGATTCTGT GGGTATTATGCGTTGTTTCTTATATGGAGAACTTGCTGAATTGCTGATGCTCAATCTCTGCTCTAATTGGACTAAGAGGCCTGTGTTGATTCTTCAGTTTATTCAAGTTAGAAATGTTAATG gTCTTCTATTTATGCGTACCCTTCCTCACACATCTAAGCTATTCGTCAATCCAGGCTTTGAGGTTGTTTCTTCATTTACTAACAG GCTTTATGCGGGAGGCATTCGGACTGATGAGCCAGTTCAGTTCCTTCGGCCTCGTGTTCTTGAAGTTAATATGAGACAAGACATGCTGaatttgcacccaaagaaaacTATCTCTCAACTCAGTGAATCTGATGAG TTTTCACAGGAGGCTATTTACATTGTCCATGGCGGGATTGTTGCTGCGCTGAAAAATGAAGCATGGACATATCCATCTTGTATATGTCATGGAGAATTGATTGTTCGGACTGGTGTGTATGAGTGTGTCACCTGCCAGCGGTTTTTCTACACCATGATTCACAG GTATCGGGTAAATGTTGAGGTCTTTGATGGTCATGAGAGTGCTGTATTTGTGTTAAATCACTCAGAGGTGCAGGAGTTGCTGAAACTCACACCTGAACGTGTGTTTTCTGATTTAGAG GTTCTCCGAATCTGTTCTGATGTTGAGATCATTTCTGCATTTCACACTGAAGAAACAATTCCCAATGCATTGGAG GTCATAGGTAATGATGGAAACCAATCTGAAGCTGGTGCTGGAGATGGCGAAAGTAGCAAGACCACTGTTATTTCGAAGCAAGTTAAAAGGAAATTGGATGGTGAGGTTCATAATGGCAACCATGATAATCAGCTTAAGTTCAATTCTGATGATTATCAGGTGAGGAAGAAAACTGAATTGACTATTGATCATTCAGTAGCAATTGTTCGTCTTGGAGCTATGAGTATTGATCATGAGGAGTCTGATGACGTTGCTGTGAAAGATGAATCACTTGACCATGAGGAGTCTATTAGAGTTGTTGTGGAACATGATGATAAGACTGAGGATAAGACTGAGGATGTTGTTGAAGAACTCCAGAAGTTAaaggttgatgatgatgatgtagtTCATGACTGA
- the LOC130713520 gene encoding uncharacterized protein LOC130713520, whose protein sequence is MENRANLRVQKKKPTKRSGRKPSLKKILDYLKSDTYMYAPLVSPLPSDFPSPNAFFPSAKVVERKGEPVKELRERVQEYVNSDVYMYGPVFELPHSPQTQEPLQDCGRVWMDDSPKVLTMKVNQRTDPLGNVNQRAENHLPQKDSDQGTRGHKETVKHTVYQTCRTTSRNVAINSQLRAHG, encoded by the exons ATGGAAAACAGAGCGAACCTGAGAGTTCAAAAGAAGAAACCCACAAAGCGCAGCGGAAGGAAACCGTCACTGAAAAAGATACTGGATTATCTCAAGTCTGATACCTATATGTATGCACCTCTCGTTTCTCCTTTACCCTCTGATTTCCCCTCACCAAATGCGTTCTTTCCTTCTGCTAAAG TGGTGGAACGGAAAGGAGAACCTGTAAAAGAGTTACGGGAGCGAGTTCAGGAGTATGTCAATTCTGATGTTTATATGTATGGTCCGGTTTTTGAACTTCCTCATTCACCTCAGACTCAAG AACCTTTGCAAGACTGTGGGAGGGTATGGATGGATGACTCACCTAAGGTGTTGACAATGAAAGTCAACCAACGAACTGATCCTTTAGGAAATGTGAACCAAAGGGCTGAAAATCATCTTCCTCAAAAAGACTCTGATCAAGGCACTCGGGGGCACAAGGAAACTGTGAAGCACACTGTGTATCAGACTTGTCGCACAACTTCAA GAAATGTGGCCATCAACTCACAGTTGAGAGCTCATGGTTGA
- the LOC130713147 gene encoding uncharacterized protein LOC130713147 codes for MDNNRNSNMVNNLVDVVEFDNVMDINLDKTSWNLKVRIISMWNTPARYLPTVQSCTEVILLDKEGSKIQASVCKDHRLRGEIFTGFVYKISKFKVIPNTRELRCTSHGYRLVFSTRTILTLSGDTSIPREGWSFYDTGYIERCRGIFSHLSDFIGVVSSVSAVRRFVTEGKTTKMMIVELRDSVGIMRCFLYGRTC; via the exons ATGGATAACAATAGGAATAGCAATATGGTGAACAATTTGGTGGATGTGGTCGAGTTTGATAATGTCATGGATATTAATCTTGACAAAACGTCTTGGAATTTGAAGGTTCGCATTATTTCAATGTGGAACACTCCTGCTCGATATCTTCCAACTGTTCAATCTTGCACAGAAGTGATTTTGTTGGACAAGgag GGTTCTAAGATTCAAGCTTCCGTGTGTAAAGATCATAGGCTCAGGGGAGAAATATTTACTGGGTTTGTTTACAAGATATCGAAGTTTAAGGTGATTCCTAATACTCGTGAGCTTCGCTGCACAAGTCATGGCTATCGACTTGTATTTAGTACACGTACCATCCTCACTCTATCTGGAGATACATCCATCCCTCGCGAGGGTTGGAGTTTCTACGATACGGGATACATAGAAAGATGCAGGGGAATCTTTTCACACTTATCAG ATTTCATTGGGGTGGTATCATCTGTATCAGCTGTGAGGCGTTTTGTCACGGAAGGAAAGACAACCAAAATGATGATTGTGGAACTTAGAGATTCTGT GGGTATTATGCGTTGTTTCTTATATGGGAGAACTTGCTGA
- the LOC130711199 gene encoding uncharacterized protein LOC130711199 isoform X2 produces the protein MWNTPARYLPTVQSCTEVILLDKEGSKIQASVCKDHRLRGEIFTGFVYKISKFKVIPNTRELRCTSHGYRLVFSTRTILTLSGDTSIPREGWSFYDTGYIERCRGIFSHLSDFIGVVSSVSAVRRFVTEGKTTKMMIVELRDSVGIMRCFLYGELAELLMLNLCSNWTKRPVLILQFIQVRNVNGLLFMRTLPHTSKLFVNPGFEVVSSFTNRLYAGGIRTDEPVQFLRPRVLEVNMRQDMLNLHPKKTISQLSESDEEAIYIVHGGIVAALKNEAWTYPSCICHGELIVRTGVYECVTCQRFFYTMIHRYRVNVEVFDGHESAVFVLNHSEVQELLKLTPERVFSDLEHEFDAYYPSEVEEKVVGNELLFKVSKIVGLTLNGLPCYQVLRICSDVEIISAFHTEETIPNALEVIGNDGNQSEAGAGDGESSKTTVISKQVKRKLDGEVHNGNHDNQLKFNSDDYQVRKKTELTIDHSVAIVRLGAMSIDHEESDDVAVKDESLDHEESIRVVVEHDDKTEDKTEDVVEELQKLKVDDDDVVHD, from the exons ATGTGGAACACTCCTGCTCGATATCTTCCAACTGTTCAATCTTGCACAGAAGTGATTTTGTTGGACAAGgag GGTTCTAAGATTCAAGCTTCCGTGTGTAAAGATCATAGGCTCAGGGGAGAAATATTTACTGGGTTTGTTTACAAGATATCGAAGTTTAAGGTGATTCCTAATACTCGTGAGCTTCGCTGCACAAGTCATGGCTATCGACTTGTATTTAGTACACGTACCATCCTCACTCTATCTGGAGATACATCCATCCCTCGCGAGGGTTGGAGTTTCTACGATACGGGATACATAGAAAGATGCAGGGGAATCTTTTCACACTTATCAG ATTTCATTGGGGTGGTATCATCTGTATCAGCTGTGAGGCGTTTTGTCACGGAAGGAAAGACAACCAAAATGATGATTGTGGAACTTAGAGATTCTGT GGGTATTATGCGTTGTTTCTTATATGGAGAACTTGCTGAATTGCTGATGCTCAATCTCTGCTCTAATTGGACTAAGAGGCCTGTGTTGATTCTTCAGTTTATTCAAGTTAGAAATGTTAATG gTCTTCTATTTATGCGTACCCTTCCTCACACATCTAAGCTATTCGTCAATCCAGGCTTTGAGGTTGTTTCTTCATTTACTAACAG GCTTTATGCGGGAGGCATTCGGACTGATGAGCCAGTTCAGTTCCTTCGGCCTCGTGTTCTTGAAGTTAATATGAGACAAGACATGCTGaatttgcacccaaagaaaacTATCTCTCAACTCAGTGAATCTGATGAG GAGGCTATTTACATTGTCCATGGCGGGATTGTTGCTGCGCTGAAAAATGAAGCATGGACATATCCATCTTGTATATGTCATGGAGAATTGATTGTTCGGACTGGTGTGTATGAGTGTGTCACCTGCCAGCGGTTTTTCTACACCATGATTCACAG GTATCGGGTAAATGTTGAGGTCTTTGATGGTCATGAGAGTGCTGTATTTGTGTTAAATCACTCAGAGGTGCAGGAGTTGCTGAAACTCACACCTGAACGTGTGTTTTCTGATTTAGAG CATGAGTTTGATGCTTATTATCCATCTGAAGTTGAAGAGAAAGTTGTAGGAAATGAACTTTTGTTCAAGGTCTCCAAAATAGTTGGCTTAACCTTGAATGGACTTCCTTGCTATCAGGTTCTCCGAATCTGTTCTGATGTTGAGATCATTTCTGCATTTCACACTGAAGAAACAATTCCCAATGCATTGGAG GTCATAGGTAATGATGGAAACCAATCTGAAGCTGGTGCTGGAGATGGCGAAAGTAGCAAGACCACTGTTATTTCGAAGCAAGTTAAAAGGAAATTGGATGGTGAGGTTCATAATGGCAACCATGATAATCAGCTTAAGTTCAATTCTGATGATTATCAGGTGAGGAAGAAAACTGAATTGACTATTGATCATTCAGTAGCAATTGTTCGTCTTGGAGCTATGAGTATTGATCATGAGGAGTCTGATGACGTTGCTGTGAAAGATGAATCACTTGACCATGAGGAGTCTATTAGAGTTGTTGTGGAACATGATGATAAGACTGAGGATAAGACTGAGGATGTTGTTGAAGAACTCCAGAAGTTAaaggttgatgatgatgatgtagtTCATGACTGA
- the LOC130713189 gene encoding uncharacterized protein LOC130713189, with amino-acid sequence MRLLQGSSCSSASDIAEFSEWLLTIGDGKVGQPVNGESEIQIPDEILIKNSETGFEDLVNYTYPDLLRNMSNSEYFRERSILAPTIELVGKVNDTCCLGVSTEEREYLSSDSIYKEDGNVESELDAFSPEVLNAMNCSGLPPRKLSLKIGVPVILMRNIDQSNGLCNGTRLTVKRFGDHVIQCTVLTGTKAESTVLIPRMTMNTNNTNLPFQFQRRQLPICVCFGMT; translated from the coding sequence ATGAGACTCCTGCAAGGATCTTCGTGCTCAAGTGCATCAGATATAGCAGAATTTTCAGAATGGTTGTTGACTATAGGTGATGGCAAGGTCGGACAGCCAGTTAACGGCGAATCAGAAATTCAAATACCAGATGAAATCCTTATAAAAAACTCAGAAACCGGTTTTGAAGACTTGGTCAATTATACCTACCCTGATTTGTTGCGTAACATGTCTAACTCTGAATACTTCAGGGAAAGATCCATTTTGGCCCCCACGATTGAACTGGTTGGAAAGGTCAATGATACATGTTGTCTCGGGGTCTCGACAGAAGAAAGGGAATACTTGAGCTCTGATTCAATATACAAAGAAGACGGCAATGTTGAGAGTGAACTGGATGCATTTTCCCCCGAGGTATTGAATGCGATGAACTGTTCAGGACTGCCACCGCGTAAGTTGAGTTTGAAAATTGGAGTCCCAGTAATATTAATGAGAAATATCGACCAGTCCAACGGATTGTGTAATGGAACAAGATTGACGGTGAAGAGATTTGGAGACCATGTCATTCAGTGCACCGTTCTAACTGGGACTAAAGCTGAATCTACTGTACTGATTCCTAGGATGACCATGAATACAAATAACACAAATCTACCGTTCCAATTTCAGAGACGGCAGTTGCCTATATGTGTCTGCTTCGGTATGACATAA